The Malassezia japonica chromosome 5, complete sequence genome contains a region encoding:
- a CDS encoding versiconal hemiacetal acetate reductase (EggNog:ENOG503NVMZ; COG:C): MEYANLGNSGLKVSRVILGCMTFGSKQWVDWILDEEESLPIFEHAYKMGINTWDTADVYSNGKSEEIVGKALKKYNIPRNRVVLLSKCFFPVNEDGDEPLFGQKNDGPLVNLSGLSRKHIFDAVEASVKRLGTYIDVLQIHRLDRETPSEEIMKALNDVIEKGWVRYIGASSMLAWEFQRLQNVAEKHGWHKFISMQNLYNLIYREEEREMIPYCKATGVGIIPWYAVAAGILTRPWDDHSTERAQKDDFMKSIMRRTSTSADHEVVNRVEELAKKKNVAMAQISIAWLLSKGANPLLGLSKPERIDQAVEALKVKLTDDEVKYLEEPYQPKPVVGVGL; encoded by the coding sequence ATGGAGTACGCCAACCTCGGAAACTCTGGCTTGAAGGTCTCTCGTGTCATTCTGGGCTGCATGACCTTTGGCTCCAAGCAGTGGGTGGACTGGATCTTGGACGAAGAAGAGTCGCTCCCTATTTTCGAGCATGCGTACAAGATGGGCATCAACACCTGGGACACTGCCGATGTGTACAGCAACGGCAAGTCGGAAGAGATTGtcggcaaggcgctcaAGAAGTACAACATTCCCCGTAACCGTGTCGTGCTCCTGAGCAAGTGTTTCTTCCCTGTGAACGAGGATGGCGACGAGCCACTCTTCGGCCAGAAGAACGACGGTCCTCTTGTTAACCTTTCGGGTCTGTCGCGCAAGCATATCTTTGATGCTGTCGAGGCGAGTGTCAAGCGTCTCGGCACCTACATTGACGTGCTCCAGATCCACCGTCTGGACCGTGAGACCCCCAGCGAAGAGATCATGAAGGCGCTGAACGACGTGATCGAAAAGGGCTGGGTGCGCTACATTGGCGCAAGCTCGATGCTGGCTTGGGAGttccagcgcctgcagaaCGTGGCTGAAAAGCACGGTTGGCACAAGTTTATTTCGATGCAGAACTTGTACAACCTGATTTAccgcgaggaggagcgcgagatgATCCCATACTGCAAGGCGACCGGTGTCGGTATTATCCCTTGGTATGCCGTTGCCGCTGGCATTCTTACTCGCCCTTGGGACGACCACTCTACGGAGCGCGCTCAAAAGGATGATTTCATGAAGTCGATCATGCGCAGGACCTCGACTTCTGCTGACCATGAAGTGGTAAACCGCGTGGAAGAGCTCGCAAAGAAGAAGAACGTGGCTATGGCGCAGATCTCGATTGCGTGGCTGCTGAGCAAGGGTGCGAACCCGCTTCTGGGCCTGAGCAAGCCGGAGCGCATAGACCAGGCTGTAGAGGCGCTCAAGGTGAAGCTgaccgacgacgaggtcaAGTACCTAGAGGAGCCTTATCAGCCCAAGCCCGTTGTCGGTGTCGGCCTCTAA
- a CDS encoding uncharacterized protein (EggNog:ENOG503NTVZ; COG:E), with translation MAPAAEVLPSFEATPAPTKGAKVAAPTAPQSDSSIGPRAPLQVSGLLDSLYEFDELTPGLGRTYPTLQLSDLVHHEKADELIRDLAIIISRRGVVFFKNQDLSPEDQKFVTDRLGHLTGKPASSGLHIHPVYNAEREGKDQIVDEKGTSNKDNEISVISSNLHRQLDVGPRSGADEWHSDIAFEPVPADYTSLKVHTLPHTGGDTLWANGYEVYDLLSAPFKKLLEGLRGHFFGYEFVDSALRHGYNLHAGPRGAADNVGQSLSTEHPLVRTNPVTGWKSVFGIGHHFDRVLDVTRDESDMLKRYVRDLVTQNHTTQLRYRWGKNDLAIWDNRSTFHAATPDYFELGARSGVRAVSCGERPYYDPNSSSRREDLKGKLV, from the coding sequence ATGGCACCTGCAGCAGAAGTTCTTCCTAGCTTTGAGGCGACCCCCGCCCCTACCAAGGGTGCCAAGGTGGCTGCCCCTACCGCCCCCCAGTCTGACTCCTCCATTGGCCCTCGTGCCCCACTCCAGGTGTCGGGCCTCCTCGACTCGCTCTACGAGTTTGACGAGCTCACGCCTGGTCTCGGCCGCACCTACCCCACTCTCCAGCTCAGCGATCTGGTGCACCACGAGAAGGCAGATGAGCTCATTCGCGACCTCGCCATCATCATCTCGCGCCGTGGTGTGGTCTTCTTCAAGAACCAGGACCTCTCTCCTGAAGACCAGAAGTTTGTCACGGACCGTCTGGGCCACCTGACTGGCAAGCCTGCTAGCTCGGGCCTTCACATCCACCCTGTCTAcaacgccgagcgcgagggcAAGGATCAGATTGTCGACGAGAAGGGCACTAGCAACAAGGACAATGAGATCAGTGTCATCTCGAGCAACCTGCACCGCCAGCTGGATGTCGGTCCTCGCTCGGGTGCTGACGAGTGGCACAGTGACATTGCCTTTGAGCCCGTGCCGGCGGACTACACCTCTCTGAAGGTGCACACGCTGCCTCACACGGGCGGTGACACCCTCTGGGCCAACGGCTACGAGGTGTACGACCTGCTCTCGGCCCCCTTCAAGAAGCTCCTCGAGGGTCTCCGCGGCCACTTCTTCGGTTACGAGTTTGTCGACTCGGCCCTCCGTCACGGTTACAACCTTCACGCGGGCCCCCGTGGTGCGGCTGACAACGTTGGCCAGAGCCTTTCGACTGAGCACCCTCTTGTGCGTACCAACCCGGTCACCGGCTGGAAGTCGGTGTTCGGCATTGGCCACCACTTTGACCGCGTGCTTGACGTGACGCGTGACGAGAGCGACATGCTCAAGCGCTATGTGCGTGACCTTGTCACGCAGAACCATACTACTCAGCTGCGCTACCGCTGGGGCAAGAACGACCTTGCGATCTGGGACAACCGTTCGACCTTCCACGCGGCTACGCCTGATTACTTTGAACTTGGTGCTCGCTCTGGCGTGCGTGCTGTTTCGTGCGGTGAGCGCCCTTACTACGACCCCAACAGCTCCTCGCGTCGCGAGGACCTCAAGGGCAAACTTGTCTAA
- a CDS encoding uncharacterized protein (COG:G; EggNog:ENOG503NXCJ) translates to MDGALNRVLQGEDVNAAAEAVAKATEDPFKFWNQWFDCAAHHADAQDRLIALVQALQKHDVGTIDDQKLWGDLPRLPWSMRESFQLYDNEAKPEQLINISAMFAKCAHAHVANTLMFAVVLFRGVLEEEKEPKDLDARLQALIAWVDGAGKELYNDGKQHGGSSAIAKGGDLWKGAPGFSKERWVFWKERLQSMHTDTSQKLLKAMEATETA, encoded by the exons ATGGATGGCGCATTGAATCGGGTGTTACAAGGCGAAGACGTGAATGCTGCCGCGGAAGCCGTGGCCAAGGCGACGGAGGATCCGTTTAAATTTTGGAACCAGTGGTTCGACTGTGCTGCGCACCACGCCGATGCCCAGGACCGCTTGATTGCTCTGGTGCAGGCGTTGCAGAAGCACGATGTAGGCACTATTGATGACCAGAAGCTCTGGGGAGACCTTCCTCGTCTTCCCTGGTCGATGCGCGAGAGCTTCCAAC TGTATGACAATGAGGCCAAGCCCGAACAGCTCATCAACATTTCGGCCATGTTTGCCAAGTGCGCCCACGCTCATGTTGCAAACACACTCATGTTTGCAGTAGTTCTGTTCCGTGGTGTCCTGGAAGAAGAGAAGGAGCCAAAGgacctcgatgcgcgcctccAGGCTCTCATTGCGTGGGTGGATGGCGCAGGCAAGGAACTGTACAACGACGGCAAACAGCACGGCGGATCTTCGGCAATCGCAAAGGGTGGTGATCTCTGGAAGGGCGCACCCGGATTCAGCAAAGAGCGCTGGGTCTTTTGGAAGGAGCGTCTTCAATCCATGCACACTGATACAAGCCAGAAGCTACTCAAGGCAATGGAGGCCACTGAAACTGCTTGA
- a CDS encoding ribotoxin (COG:G; EggNog:ENOG503PFB6; SECRETED:SignalP(1-17)), whose amino-acid sequence MKFAVALTLAFAGLAAASPIVRRDTIAHCGQSTGGDIDVDQIRSQVENAPTQSTGGHSYPHQFYNYEKIPLSSDCDGASMMLELPIFADGHPYNLQHGEQPGAVRAIYSADNNALCAVVAHNNNNGDFHLCSTN is encoded by the coding sequence ATGAAGTTCGCTGTTGCCCTTACTCTCGCCTtcgccggcctcgccgctgcCTCGCCCATTGTCCGCCGCGACACCATTGCTCACTGCGGTCAGAGCACCGGCGGTGACATTGACGTCGACCAGATCCGCTCGCAGGTCGAGAACGCGCCCACCCAGAGCACTGGTGGTCACAGCTACCCCCACCAGTTCTACAACTACGAGAAGATCCCCCTGTCGAGCGACTGCGACGGTGCTTCGATGATGCTTGAGCTCCCCATCTTCGCCGACGGCCACCCCTACAAcctgcagcacggcgagcagccCGGTGCTGTGCGCGCCATCTACTCGGCTGACAACAACGCCCTTTGCGCTGTTGTCGCCCACAACAACAACAACGGCGACTTCCACCTCTGCTCTACCAACTAA
- a CDS encoding uncharacterized protein (SECRETED:SignalP(1-18)) encodes MFKLTAIAVLALAAVASASLDCKPHGSQQELSALGEHSVKHFAFDGGKLKEGDKGEKLQFYECKAPKHFTGTNENAVFGQLRSTSEKNKCVTSGNYFVTAPGPIGGHTFKSLPKGASPAVTLQDCAESGDKLRQQWFGLTSLKKGCKPIYFAGEEEDVAAPTIGSRNGGVSFSPMSDEGPSSIAMFSAADSC; translated from the coding sequence ATGTTCAAGCTCACTGCCATTGCTGTCCTTGCTCTTGCTGCCGTTGCCAGCGCTTCGCTCGACTGCAAGCCTCACGGCTCGCAGCAGGAGCTCAGcgctctcggcgagcacagTGTGAAGCACTTTGCTTTTGATGGAGGCAAGCTTAAGGAGGGAGACAAGGGCGAGAAGCTGCAGTTCTACGAGTGCAAGGCGCCGAAGCACTTCACGGGCACGAACGAAAACGCCGTCTTCGGCCAGCTCCGCAGCACTTCCGAGAAGAACAAGTGTGTGACTAGCGGCAACTACTTCGTTACCGCTCCGGGTCCCATTGGCGGCCACACTTTCAAGAGCCTTCCCAAGGGTGCCTCGCCCGCCGTTACCCTGCAGGACTGTGCCGAGTCCGGTGATAAGCTCCGCCAGCAGTGGTTCGGTCTTACCAGCCTTAAGAAGGGTTGCAAGCCGATCTACTTCGCCGGTGAGGAGGAGGATGTCGCTGCTCCTACGATTGGCTCTCGCAACGGTGGCGTGTCGTTCTCGCCGATGTCCGACGAGGGCCCTTCGTCGATTGCCATGTTCTCGGCTGCCGACTCGTGCTAA